From a single Lewinella sp. LCG006 genomic region:
- a CDS encoding L-ribulose-5-phosphate 4-epimerase has translation MEQFKSLREECYEANMELNALNLVIYTFGNVSAVDRAAGVFAIKPSGVPYEVLKPEDIVILDFDNKLIDGKMRPSSDTRTHAWLYKNWANIGGIAHTHATYSVAWAQAQRDIPIMGTTHADHLTEDIPCAAPMSDELIEGNYEHNTGIQITDCFRERNLDYEEVPMVLLGNHGPFTWGKNAAKAVYHSKVLEEVARMAYLALQINPNAPRLKDALIKKHYERKHGKNAYYGQA, from the coding sequence ATGGAGCAGTTTAAATCTTTACGTGAGGAATGTTACGAGGCCAATATGGAGCTGAATGCGCTCAATCTGGTGATTTATACTTTCGGGAACGTTAGTGCGGTAGATCGTGCAGCAGGGGTGTTTGCCATCAAACCGAGCGGCGTGCCTTATGAGGTTTTAAAACCCGAAGACATCGTGATTCTCGACTTCGACAATAAGCTTATTGATGGCAAGATGCGCCCGTCTTCGGATACCCGCACCCACGCCTGGCTCTATAAGAATTGGGCAAACATCGGTGGGATCGCGCATACCCATGCGACCTATTCTGTAGCTTGGGCACAGGCCCAAAGGGATATCCCGATTATGGGCACGACCCATGCCGATCATCTGACGGAAGACATTCCCTGTGCCGCACCGATGAGTGATGAACTCATTGAAGGAAACTATGAGCATAATACCGGCATCCAAATCACGGATTGCTTCCGGGAGCGCAACCTGGATTATGAAGAGGTGCCCATGGTGTTGTTGGGCAACCACGGTCCTTTTACCTGGGGAAAGAACGCAGCAAAGGCCGTTTACCACAGTAAAGTACTGGAAGAAGTAGCCAGAATGGCTTACTTGGCATTACAAATTAATCCCAATGCCCCACGTCTTAAAGACGCACTGATCAAAAAACATTACGAACGAAAGCACGGCAAAAATGCCTATTACGGACAGGCGTAA
- a CDS encoding tyrosine-protein phosphatase has protein sequence MFFRKSPVVSTFGDLKLDLHSHLLPGIDDGAKDLGHSLALIRRLQGMGFTRLYTTPHIMADMYPNTPEIIQGKLAEVRAAMKEVGLNIPIDAAAEYLMDEGFGEKLKAGGLLTLPGNRVLVEMSFVSAPPNLGQYIFQLQTKGYKVLLAHPERYLFFREDFKRYKEMKDRGVEFQLNLLSLVGYYGKPTQDNARALLKAGMIDYLGTDLHHERHADNLERLLADRKLNRLLGKYLAGMKNAVI, from the coding sequence ATGTTTTTTCGCAAATCCCCTGTAGTCTCCACCTTCGGAGACCTAAAACTAGACCTCCACTCCCACCTCCTCCCCGGGATTGATGATGGAGCCAAGGACCTGGGGCATAGCCTGGCTTTGATCCGGCGCTTGCAGGGGATGGGGTTTACGCGCTTGTACACTACGCCACACATCATGGCGGATATGTACCCCAATACGCCGGAGATTATCCAGGGGAAATTGGCGGAGGTACGGGCGGCGATGAAAGAAGTGGGGCTGAATATTCCCATTGACGCTGCCGCGGAATATTTGATGGATGAGGGGTTTGGAGAAAAGCTCAAAGCAGGTGGTTTGCTGACTTTGCCGGGCAACCGGGTGCTGGTAGAAATGTCGTTCGTTTCTGCACCGCCGAATTTGGGGCAGTATATTTTTCAACTGCAAACCAAAGGGTATAAGGTGCTGCTGGCACACCCGGAACGCTACCTCTTCTTTAGAGAAGATTTTAAAAGATACAAGGAGATGAAAGATCGCGGGGTTGAATTCCAACTCAACCTTTTGTCGCTGGTGGGCTACTACGGCAAACCTACCCAAGACAATGCCCGCGCCCTCCTCAAAGCAGGCATGATCGACTACCTCGGCACCGACCTCCACCATGAGCGCCACGCCGATAACCTCGAACGCCTGCTTGCCGACCGCAAACTGAACCGCCTGCTGGGGAAATACCTGGCAGGGATGAAAAATGCGGTGATTTAG
- a CDS encoding sodium:solute symporter, whose product MSVLATLDWIVILLYFVIILGIAWWVIRRKSETSDEYFLAGRNLGWYVVGASIFASNIGSEHLVGLAGSGATDGVALAHYELHAWCLLILGWLLAPFYIRSNVFTMPEFLERRFSATSRWILSIISLVAYVLTKVAVGIFAGGIVFGVLLPEVSLFGFNSFWVGSILMILLTGLYTMLGGLRAVAYTEAIQTVILIFGAILVTYYGLDALGGWSELKRIAGSEMFNLWKPLVPEGMTGTWSPIRTETEMAWYFNSNYPWLGMLFCAPIVGLWYWCTDQYIVQRILSAANLTQARRGTIAAALLKLLPVFIFIIPGIITFALASSGKIDALSQALLDSNGEIINAKAQQVFPLLVATVLPPGIRGIVVAGLLAALMSSLAGVFNACSTLFTMDLYSKFKPKASEVQLVRVGRIATAAMIIIGLLWIPVIQGSRGLYDYLQSVQGYLAPPIFVVFFFGVFNKRLNAKGAIAALVVGFVLGLFRLMIDTPVMLTEGFAYEEGSFFWIINNTFFQYYSLVIFLISAMVMVGVSYATEPPPLEKIANLTLSTVSAEEKTIVKGSYSRLDVIMSAVVVVLILAAYLYFTG is encoded by the coding sequence ATGTCTGTATTGGCTACTCTAGACTGGATCGTTATCCTGCTGTATTTCGTTATTATCCTGGGTATTGCCTGGTGGGTAATTCGAAGAAAGTCGGAAACCTCCGATGAATACTTCCTGGCGGGCCGCAACTTGGGCTGGTACGTCGTGGGAGCTTCCATTTTTGCTTCTAATATTGGCTCTGAGCACCTCGTCGGCCTGGCGGGATCTGGAGCAACCGATGGTGTGGCCCTGGCGCACTACGAACTACATGCCTGGTGTTTGCTGATCCTGGGTTGGCTGCTGGCACCCTTTTACATACGTTCCAACGTATTCACCATGCCTGAGTTTCTGGAGCGACGCTTCTCCGCTACTTCACGCTGGATATTGTCGATCATCTCGCTGGTGGCCTACGTGCTGACGAAAGTGGCGGTAGGTATTTTTGCCGGCGGCATTGTTTTTGGCGTACTGCTGCCCGAGGTGAGCCTCTTTGGTTTTAACAGCTTCTGGGTAGGGTCTATTCTGATGATTCTCCTCACAGGGCTTTACACCATGTTGGGCGGACTGCGAGCCGTGGCCTACACGGAAGCCATCCAAACCGTCATCCTGATTTTTGGAGCTATTCTGGTCACCTATTACGGACTGGACGCACTCGGCGGCTGGAGCGAACTGAAGCGCATCGCCGGCTCAGAGATGTTTAACCTCTGGAAGCCACTGGTGCCGGAAGGCATGACGGGTACCTGGTCGCCGATCAGAACAGAAACCGAAATGGCCTGGTACTTCAACAGCAACTATCCCTGGCTGGGGATGCTGTTTTGTGCACCCATTGTAGGGCTGTGGTATTGGTGTACCGACCAGTACATTGTACAGCGAATTTTGAGTGCCGCGAACCTGACGCAGGCCCGTCGCGGAACCATTGCAGCGGCCCTGTTGAAGTTGTTGCCAGTTTTCATTTTTATTATTCCTGGTATCATCACTTTTGCCTTAGCATCCAGCGGCAAGATCGACGCTTTGAGCCAAGCATTACTGGACAGTAATGGCGAAATCATCAATGCGAAAGCACAACAGGTATTTCCGCTTTTGGTAGCAACAGTGCTGCCTCCGGGTATTCGGGGTATTGTTGTTGCCGGGCTTTTAGCAGCATTGATGAGTTCTTTGGCGGGCGTATTCAACGCTTGTTCAACGCTCTTTACCATGGACTTGTATTCTAAATTCAAGCCCAAAGCCTCAGAAGTACAGCTGGTGCGCGTTGGCCGAATTGCTACCGCCGCTATGATCATCATTGGGCTTTTATGGATACCAGTCATACAGGGTAGTCGAGGACTTTATGATTATCTACAGAGCGTACAGGGTTATCTGGCGCCGCCAATTTTTGTGGTCTTCTTCTTTGGGGTCTTCAACAAACGCCTCAACGCCAAAGGGGCAATAGCGGCCCTGGTTGTCGGCTTCGTGCTAGGGCTTTTCCGCCTGATGATCGATACCCCCGTGATGCTGACGGAAGGCTTTGCCTACGAAGAAGGATCCTTTTTCTGGATCATCAACAATACCTTCTTCCAGTACTACAGCCTGGTCATCTTCCTGATTTCGGCCATGGTGATGGTGGGCGTTAGCTATGCCACAGAACCTCCGCCATTGGAGAAGATTGCCAACCTCACCCTGAGTACTGTTTCGGCAGAAGAAAAAACGATCGTAAAAGGCAGTTACTCAAGGCTTGATGTGATAATGTCGGCCGTGGTGGTGGTCTTGATTTTGGCGGCGTACCTCTATTTCACAGGGTGA
- a CDS encoding UpxY family transcription antiterminator — protein MKTIKLPAEQEYESHLHLTEARWFAVYTGYKREKKVVELLTKKGITAYVPLQRLTRHYTRKTRQVELPLISCYVFVNITQPQYVPVLETQFVQRFLKIRRNLLAIPAAEIDLLRRIVGELTDIEVEATGLNQGDEVEVIAGQLTGLRGVLVEKRGRQKLVIALKTLGYDLMMEVSPGHLRKLQPGSLR, from the coding sequence TTGAAAACTATAAAACTGCCTGCTGAACAGGAATACGAGAGCCATCTGCACCTCACGGAGGCGCGTTGGTTTGCAGTGTATACGGGATATAAGCGCGAGAAAAAGGTCGTTGAACTACTCACAAAGAAAGGGATCACCGCCTATGTTCCTCTCCAGCGCCTGACCCGTCATTATACGCGTAAAACCCGGCAGGTAGAGCTCCCACTCATCAGCTGCTACGTGTTTGTCAACATAACACAACCGCAGTACGTCCCCGTTTTGGAAACCCAGTTTGTACAACGTTTTCTAAAGATTCGTCGGAATCTCCTCGCTATTCCAGCGGCAGAGATCGATTTGCTCCGCCGTATTGTAGGAGAACTCACCGATATTGAGGTAGAAGCCACGGGCCTCAACCAGGGAGACGAGGTAGAAGTCATCGCTGGCCAACTGACGGGCTTACGTGGGGTACTGGTAGAAAAACGTGGCCGCCAAAAACTGGTCATCGCCCTCAAAACACTGGGCTATGATCTGATGATGGAGGTCAGCCCTGGCCACCTGCGCAAACTTCAGCCAGGTAGCCTGCGTTAG
- the araA gene encoding L-arabinose isomerase, with product MSIKDKEIWFVSGSQHLYGPETLQQVASNVSEMVHGLNASPGLITPIANKGVVTTPDEIYKICIAANSDEKCIGLVVWMHTFSPAKMWIRGLSNLKKPLCHLHTQFNAEIPWDNIDMDFMNLNQSAHGDREFGFIMSRMRRKRKIIVGHWQQQEVQQKLAAWSRVALGWAEFQHLKVARIGDNMREVAVTEGDKVAAQIRFGFAVNGYDSSDVLKYREQITDGALNALIEEYESQYSLTASLQKGGAARESLLEAARIELALKGFLEEGQFGAFTDTFENLGAFKQLPGIAVQRLMAQGYGFGGEGDWKTAALLRCMKVMGQGMEGGTSFMEDYTYHFTPEKSLVLGAHMLEICPSIAAGEVKCHIHPLGIGGKADPVRLVFDGKAGPAINASLIDMGNRFRLLVNEVESVAPERQLPKLPVARVLWDAKPNLETAATAWILAGGAHHTVYSQSVTTEYMEDFADIAGIEVVVIDQDTKIRNFKHELNANEVYYHLFQHGL from the coding sequence ATGAGCATTAAAGATAAAGAAATATGGTTTGTCTCGGGCAGCCAGCACCTCTACGGACCGGAGACCCTCCAGCAGGTCGCCAGCAACGTCAGCGAAATGGTTCATGGCTTGAACGCAAGCCCCGGCCTGATTACACCCATCGCTAATAAAGGAGTCGTAACAACGCCGGACGAGATCTATAAAATTTGTATCGCCGCTAATTCCGACGAAAAGTGCATCGGCCTGGTCGTTTGGATGCATACTTTTTCCCCCGCTAAAATGTGGATACGAGGGCTTTCTAATCTCAAGAAGCCACTCTGCCATTTGCATACGCAATTCAATGCGGAGATCCCCTGGGACAACATCGACATGGATTTTATGAACCTCAACCAATCGGCTCACGGCGACCGGGAGTTTGGGTTCATTATGTCAAGGATGCGGCGCAAGCGCAAGATCATTGTTGGCCATTGGCAGCAGCAGGAGGTTCAGCAAAAGCTGGCAGCTTGGTCGAGGGTAGCGCTGGGCTGGGCTGAGTTTCAGCACCTCAAGGTCGCCAGAATTGGAGACAATATGCGGGAAGTGGCCGTCACGGAAGGAGACAAAGTGGCCGCCCAAATTCGCTTCGGCTTCGCGGTAAATGGCTACGATTCTTCCGATGTACTGAAGTACCGGGAGCAAATAACGGATGGGGCGCTGAACGCTTTGATTGAAGAATACGAAAGCCAATATAGCCTCACGGCATCTTTACAAAAAGGAGGCGCTGCCCGCGAGTCGCTGCTGGAAGCTGCCCGGATTGAGCTGGCCCTCAAAGGCTTCTTGGAAGAAGGGCAGTTTGGCGCTTTTACCGATACTTTCGAAAACCTCGGTGCTTTCAAGCAGCTGCCCGGTATCGCCGTGCAACGCCTGATGGCTCAAGGCTACGGGTTTGGTGGGGAAGGCGATTGGAAGACGGCGGCATTGCTGCGTTGTATGAAAGTGATGGGTCAGGGCATGGAAGGAGGTACTTCTTTTATGGAAGATTATACCTACCATTTTACCCCCGAAAAATCACTGGTGCTGGGCGCGCACATGTTGGAAATTTGCCCCTCTATTGCGGCCGGAGAGGTGAAATGCCACATTCACCCACTGGGCATTGGTGGCAAAGCAGACCCGGTGCGTCTCGTATTTGATGGCAAGGCCGGCCCTGCGATCAACGCGTCGCTGATTGATATGGGGAACCGCTTCCGCTTGCTGGTCAACGAAGTGGAAAGTGTTGCCCCAGAGCGCCAATTGCCGAAGCTGCCCGTTGCCCGGGTGCTTTGGGATGCCAAACCCAACCTGGAAACAGCTGCTACCGCCTGGATTTTAGCGGGTGGTGCGCACCATACGGTCTATTCCCAGTCGGTGACGACGGAATACATGGAAGATTTCGCAGACATCGCCGGTATAGAAGTGGTCGTGATCGATCAGGATACCAAGATTCGCAACTTCAAACACGAGCTCAACGCTAATGAAGTTTATTATCACCTATTTCAACATGGCTTATAA
- a CDS encoding nucleotide sugar dehydrogenase — MYAALARKEKSISVIGLGYVGLPLALELAKKFRVIGFDISADRVAMMQNKVDPSEELEAAAFEGKDILFTCDPADLKDAHFHIVAVPTPVDEHRVPDLTALVKSSTTVGRALKKGDYVIYESTVYPGATEEDCLPILEKESGLSFAAGDFKLGYSPERINPGDKEHTVDKILKIVSGSDAEALEEIAQVYGAVITAGIYKASSIKVAEAAKVIENTQRDINISFMNELSMIFDKMDIDTTEVLAAAGTKWNFLRFTPGLVGGHCISVDPYYLLHKSKELGYDPQVILSGRRVNDAMPGFIAKKMVQLLIQKGKNPKNTKVLIMGATFKENVADIRNSKVIEVARELMEYSIHVHLSDPHASPNELAHEYKMTLVDQISDDYDAIIVAVAHQEYLELDEDHFIKMMKEEPILFDLKSLYTYPVAGSPLTYWRL, encoded by the coding sequence ATGTACGCAGCATTAGCGCGCAAAGAGAAAAGCATTTCTGTGATTGGCCTGGGTTATGTGGGCCTCCCGCTGGCCCTGGAGCTGGCCAAGAAATTCCGGGTGATAGGCTTTGATATCAGTGCCGACCGGGTAGCGATGATGCAAAATAAGGTAGACCCTTCGGAGGAATTGGAGGCTGCTGCTTTTGAAGGCAAGGACATCCTCTTTACCTGTGATCCTGCCGACCTCAAAGATGCCCATTTCCATATAGTGGCCGTACCTACGCCGGTAGATGAGCATCGGGTACCTGATCTTACGGCGCTGGTCAAGTCGTCTACCACGGTGGGGCGGGCGCTCAAAAAGGGCGATTATGTCATTTATGAATCAACCGTCTACCCTGGTGCTACGGAGGAAGATTGTCTCCCTATTCTCGAAAAAGAAAGCGGATTGAGCTTTGCTGCGGGTGATTTCAAATTGGGCTATTCGCCCGAGCGCATCAATCCGGGAGACAAGGAGCATACGGTTGATAAAATCCTCAAAATTGTCAGTGGCTCGGATGCCGAAGCGCTGGAGGAGATTGCCCAGGTGTACGGTGCTGTGATCACCGCCGGTATCTACAAAGCCTCCTCGATCAAAGTGGCCGAGGCTGCCAAAGTGATTGAAAATACCCAAAGGGATATCAATATCAGCTTCATGAACGAGCTGTCGATGATCTTCGATAAGATGGATATTGATACCACCGAAGTGCTGGCGGCGGCGGGTACCAAGTGGAATTTCCTCCGCTTTACGCCGGGATTGGTAGGAGGGCACTGCATCAGTGTAGACCCCTACTACTTGTTGCACAAAAGCAAGGAGTTGGGCTACGACCCACAGGTGATCCTCAGTGGGCGTAGGGTGAATGATGCCATGCCGGGCTTTATTGCTAAAAAGATGGTGCAGCTGCTGATTCAGAAAGGCAAAAACCCGAAAAACACCAAGGTGCTGATCATGGGTGCGACCTTCAAGGAAAATGTTGCCGACATTCGCAACTCCAAAGTGATTGAGGTCGCGCGGGAATTGATGGAGTACTCCATACACGTTCACTTAAGCGATCCTCACGCTTCGCCCAACGAGCTGGCCCACGAATACAAGATGACTTTGGTGGACCAAATTTCGGATGACTACGATGCCATCATCGTGGCGGTTGCCCACCAGGAATACCTGGAGCTGGATGAGGATCATTTTATCAAAATGATGAAGGAAGAACCCATTCTCTTCGACCTCAAATCCCTCTACACTTATCCTGTCGCTGGTTCTCCCCTTACTTATTGGCGGCTCTAA
- a CDS encoding glycoside hydrolase family 97 catalytic domain-containing protein: MMMNKIVWGCLVLCCQLVYSCNPGQGEVAMTDENQQIQVKLGMTEQGQPFYQLYYQDKMVLDTSYLGLKLAGLDLSRDLTLVEVKPAKAITDTYEMQHGKQRLISYEALQYEVVYEHADGMPLTCYFHLSNHGMAFRYELTELPEDSLTILEEISTYGFAASAKAWMQPMSKAKSGWKETNPSYEEHYSQGIPVDEKSPLGEGYVFPALFQTAEDTWLLLSETNVHRDYCGGKLKYDEDYAALRLTFPQAAEVFPGGGLLPRGVAPFHSPWRTIAIGDLAEVVANTLVTDLAAPAIAVDTDFIQSGLASWSWVLLKDDFTNYETSHQFIDYAAEMGWPYCLIDADWDWKIGYERMQELIDYAAGKNVKILLWYNSSGDWNSTVYTPKSKLVDADERKSEFARLKNMGVAGLKIDFFGGDGQSMIAYYHDLLKDAAAARLMLNFHGATLPRGWHRTYPNLMTVEAIKGQEFITFEQANADLQPSHCAVIPFTRNVYDPMDFTPMVLDTIPNIVRRTSTTFELALPVLFTSGIQHIAEIPMGMEKMPAYIQAYLKDIPTRWEESKLLAGYPGKEVIMARRKGDTWYIVGINGEASAKTFELDLSFVKHQEGLLFYDDASGIPAQKQVAAGHVQLELVPYGGFVIKI; encoded by the coding sequence ATGATGATGAATAAGATCGTATGGGGCTGTTTAGTCCTGTGTTGCCAGCTGGTATACAGCTGTAATCCTGGTCAGGGAGAAGTCGCAATGACGGATGAAAATCAGCAGATCCAGGTGAAGCTGGGGATGACGGAGCAAGGCCAGCCCTTTTACCAATTGTACTACCAGGATAAAATGGTGCTGGATACTTCCTATCTGGGGCTAAAACTGGCTGGGCTAGACCTCAGCCGCGATCTGACTTTAGTAGAAGTGAAGCCCGCCAAAGCTATAACGGACACCTATGAAATGCAGCACGGTAAGCAACGGCTGATTTCCTACGAAGCATTACAATATGAGGTCGTCTACGAACACGCTGACGGCATGCCGCTAACCTGTTATTTCCATCTGTCGAACCACGGAATGGCTTTTCGGTATGAATTAACGGAGCTTCCCGAGGATTCCTTGACCATTTTGGAAGAAATATCGACGTATGGTTTTGCCGCTTCCGCCAAAGCCTGGATGCAGCCTATGTCGAAGGCCAAGTCTGGTTGGAAAGAGACCAACCCCTCTTATGAGGAACACTACTCGCAAGGCATTCCCGTCGACGAAAAATCTCCGCTGGGGGAAGGCTACGTTTTTCCCGCCCTCTTTCAGACTGCAGAGGATACCTGGCTCTTGCTGAGTGAGACGAATGTGCACCGTGATTACTGTGGTGGTAAACTAAAGTACGACGAGGACTACGCAGCATTACGGCTGACTTTTCCACAAGCGGCAGAGGTGTTTCCGGGTGGAGGCTTACTCCCCCGTGGTGTGGCCCCCTTCCACAGTCCCTGGCGAACAATAGCTATCGGAGACCTTGCGGAGGTAGTGGCGAATACCCTGGTCACCGACTTGGCGGCTCCGGCCATTGCGGTTGATACCGATTTTATCCAAAGCGGCTTGGCCTCCTGGAGTTGGGTCTTGCTAAAGGATGATTTTACGAATTACGAAACCTCTCATCAGTTTATTGATTACGCAGCGGAGATGGGCTGGCCTTACTGTTTGATTGATGCCGATTGGGATTGGAAGATCGGCTACGAAAGAATGCAGGAATTGATTGATTATGCGGCGGGCAAAAACGTGAAAATCTTATTGTGGTACAATTCTTCCGGCGATTGGAACAGTACCGTCTACACCCCCAAAAGCAAGTTGGTTGATGCAGATGAGCGGAAATCCGAATTCGCTCGCCTCAAGAACATGGGCGTCGCTGGTCTGAAAATAGACTTTTTTGGCGGCGACGGCCAGTCGATGATTGCGTATTACCATGATCTATTGAAAGACGCCGCCGCTGCCAGGTTGATGCTCAATTTTCATGGGGCCACCCTGCCGCGCGGCTGGCACCGTACCTACCCTAATTTGATGACGGTAGAAGCCATCAAAGGCCAGGAATTTATCACCTTTGAACAAGCCAATGCTGATTTACAACCCAGTCATTGTGCGGTGATCCCCTTTACCCGCAATGTTTATGACCCCATGGATTTTACGCCCATGGTGCTGGATACTATCCCGAATATTGTTCGTCGTACCTCCACGACTTTTGAGCTGGCTTTGCCCGTACTATTTACCTCAGGGATTCAGCATATTGCCGAAATTCCTATGGGAATGGAGAAAATGCCCGCCTACATCCAGGCGTACCTGAAAGATATCCCAACTCGCTGGGAGGAGTCGAAACTACTGGCGGGCTACCCCGGAAAAGAAGTAATCATGGCCAGACGAAAAGGCGATACCTGGTACATCGTAGGCATTAATGGCGAAGCAAGCGCCAAGACTTTTGAGTTGGATCTTTCCTTTGTAAAACATCAGGAAGGTTTACTGTTTTATGATGACGCTAGTGGTATCCCGGCTCAAAAGCAAGTTGCCGCCGGGCACGTACAATTGGAGCTTGTCCCTTACGGCGGGTTTGTGATCAAAATTTAA
- a CDS encoding aldose epimerase family protein has translation MNKFKPTPFPAFLLLLLGLLAFSCKNEAAPPPATPEEVAAPAVTITKSAFGTTPEGQEVDKYVLKNEQGMTIEVITYGGIITSWTAPDREGNYQNIVLGYDKLSQYVESNPYFGAIIGRYGNRIAKGQFTLDGKTYQLETNDGPNHLHGGVKGFDKVVWSATENPDGSLALTYVSKDMEGGYPGELTSTVVYQLTADNTLEVTYEATTDKPTIVNLTQHSYFNLSGDFSQKITDHVLTIDAATYLPVDETLIPTGELRAVAGTPFDFTKAKAIGQDIEVENEQLARGKGFDHCWVLNKQGTYREAATLLHPASGRYLEILTDEPGIQFYSGNFLDGTLPAPGGGTYGQRTGLCLETQHYPDSPNQPTFPAVSLQPGEKYASKTTFKLSTKTN, from the coding sequence ATGAATAAATTTAAACCAACTCCTTTTCCCGCATTTCTACTTTTACTGCTAGGCCTGTTGGCTTTTAGTTGCAAAAATGAAGCAGCACCCCCACCAGCAACACCCGAGGAAGTAGCGGCCCCTGCGGTGACGATCACTAAAAGTGCTTTTGGCACCACGCCCGAAGGCCAAGAGGTGGATAAGTATGTGCTGAAAAACGAACAGGGTATGACCATTGAGGTCATCACCTACGGTGGCATCATCACTTCCTGGACGGCGCCTGATCGCGAAGGCAACTACCAAAATATTGTCTTGGGCTACGATAAGCTCTCCCAGTATGTGGAGAGCAATCCCTATTTTGGCGCAATCATCGGCCGCTATGGCAACCGTATTGCCAAAGGGCAATTCACGTTGGATGGGAAGACGTACCAACTGGAAACCAATGACGGCCCCAATCATTTGCACGGCGGTGTAAAAGGTTTTGATAAAGTCGTATGGTCAGCCACCGAAAACCCTGATGGCAGCCTGGCACTGACGTACGTGAGCAAAGATATGGAAGGAGGCTACCCCGGGGAGTTGACCTCAACGGTGGTGTACCAACTTACCGCAGACAATACCCTGGAAGTGACCTATGAGGCAACGACTGATAAGCCTACGATTGTCAACCTTACCCAGCATTCCTACTTCAACCTTTCGGGGGATTTCTCCCAAAAGATAACGGATCATGTGCTCACCATCGATGCCGCCACTTACCTTCCGGTAGACGAAACGCTGATTCCTACCGGAGAGCTTCGCGCAGTAGCCGGGACACCTTTTGATTTCACAAAAGCAAAAGCTATTGGGCAAGATATCGAAGTGGAGAACGAGCAATTGGCCAGAGGGAAAGGTTTTGACCACTGTTGGGTACTCAACAAGCAGGGGACCTACCGAGAGGCTGCTACACTCCTGCATCCTGCCTCTGGAAGGTATTTGGAAATCCTGACCGATGAGCCGGGCATCCAGTTCTACAGCGGAAACTTCCTGGATGGTACACTACCTGCACCAGGCGGCGGCACTTACGGCCAACGTACGGGCTTATGCCTGGAAACCCAGCACTATCCCGATTCTCCGAATCAACCGACTTTCCCTGCCGTAAGCTTGCAACCGGGAGAAAAATATGCATCAAAAACAACGTTCAAATTATCCACGAAAACCAACTAA
- a CDS encoding Gfo/Idh/MocA family protein: MNQQPTTNKFALIGAAGYVAPRHLEAIHATGNVLLAAYDKSDSVGVMDRYFPQADFFVEFERFDRHLDKLRREGMPVDYVSVCSPNYLHDAHIRFALRQGADAICEKPLVLNPWNVDALQEICRETGREVYNILQLRLHPSVIALKERVQNSPKGHKFDVDLTYLTSRGHWYYTSWKGDEEKSGGIATNIGVHFFDMLQWIFGDVQESKVHVHTHDRAAGYLELAQARVRWFLSINYDTIPEAIKATGARTYRSLTIGGEEFEFSGGFEDLHTLSYEAILAGEGFPLEAARPAIEVVHAIRHQQALGLQGDYHPLAKLPLVRHPFTRE, translated from the coding sequence ATCAACCAACAACCAACAACCAACAAATTCGCCCTCATCGGCGCCGCAGGCTACGTAGCACCACGCCACCTGGAGGCAATCCACGCGACGGGCAACGTGCTGCTGGCGGCTTATGATAAGAGTGACTCCGTAGGGGTGATGGATCGTTATTTTCCGCAGGCAGACTTCTTTGTGGAGTTTGAGCGGTTCGACCGGCACCTGGATAAACTCAGGCGGGAGGGGATGCCCGTGGATTACGTCAGTGTGTGTTCGCCGAATTATTTGCACGATGCACATATCCGCTTCGCCTTACGGCAAGGAGCAGATGCCATTTGTGAAAAACCATTGGTGCTGAACCCCTGGAATGTGGATGCACTACAGGAAATCTGCCGCGAAACAGGTCGAGAGGTTTACAATATATTGCAGCTAAGGTTACACCCCAGCGTGATTGCACTGAAAGAACGCGTACAAAATTCGCCGAAAGGCCATAAGTTTGATGTGGACCTTACCTACCTCACCTCCCGTGGCCATTGGTACTACACCAGCTGGAAAGGCGATGAGGAAAAATCTGGCGGAATCGCTACCAACATCGGCGTCCATTTTTTTGACATGCTGCAGTGGATTTTTGGCGATGTTCAGGAAAGTAAAGTGCATGTGCATACCCACGACCGTGCTGCCGGCTACCTGGAGTTGGCGCAAGCTCGTGTACGCTGGTTCCTCAGCATCAATTACGATACGATTCCGGAAGCCATCAAAGCTACCGGTGCCCGCACCTACCGCTCCCTGACCATTGGCGGCGAGGAGTTTGAGTTCAGTGGCGGCTTCGAAGATTTGCATACCCTCAGCTACGAAGCCATCCTGGCCGGCGAGGGCTTCCCCCTGGAGGCTGCCCGCCCGGCCATTGAGGTGGTACACGCTATCCGCCACCAGCAAGCCCTCGGCTTGCAAGGGGATTATCATCCGCTGGCGAAGTTGCCGCTGGTGCGGCATCCATTTACGAGGGAGTGA